One Amorphoplanes digitatis genomic window carries:
- a CDS encoding 50S ribosomal protein L25/general stress protein Ctc, with product MSEVKISAEPRTEFGKGGARRTRRAGLVPAVLYGHGEAPVHIALPAREFAAAIRHGGLNQVFTIDVVGGTGATLALPKAIQRDPIKDTYEHVDLIIVKRGEKVQVDVPVTLVGDAARNTLVVTESNTLAVVAEAMHLPSGFEVSIEGLEAGSQITAGDVTLPKGTELAVDPDFVLAIVSAAQTAEQLEGDTGAGAGEAAETEAAEGTEESAS from the coding sequence GTGTCCGAGGTAAAGATCAGCGCCGAGCCCCGTACCGAGTTCGGCAAGGGTGGTGCCCGCCGCACGCGCCGGGCCGGCCTCGTGCCCGCCGTGCTGTACGGCCACGGCGAAGCCCCCGTCCACATCGCGCTCCCCGCCCGTGAGTTCGCCGCGGCGATCCGCCACGGCGGCCTCAACCAGGTCTTCACGATCGACGTCGTCGGCGGCACCGGCGCGACGCTGGCCCTGCCGAAGGCGATCCAGCGTGACCCGATCAAGGACACCTACGAGCACGTCGACCTGATCATCGTCAAGCGTGGCGAGAAGGTCCAGGTCGACGTCCCGGTGACGCTGGTCGGCGACGCCGCCCGCAACACCCTTGTCGTCACCGAGTCGAACACGCTGGCCGTGGTCGCCGAGGCGATGCACCTGCCGAGCGGCTTCGAGGTCTCGATCGAGGGCCTGGAGGCCGGTTCGCAGATCACCGCCGGCGACGTGACCCTGCCGAAGGGCACCGAGCTGGCCGTCGACCCCGACTTCGTGCTGGCGATCGTCTCCGCGGCGCAGACCGCCGAGCAGCTCGAGGGCGACACCGGCGCCGGCGCCGGCGAGGCCGCCGAGACTGAGGCCGCCGAGGGCACCGAGGAATCCGCTTCCTGA
- the pth gene encoding aminoacyl-tRNA hydrolase, which translates to MTDDAPWLVVGLGNPGREYAGNRHNVGFMVADLLGSRLGGKFGRHKRAVAEVAEGRLGFGGPKLILAKPLTFMNLAGAPVAALSQFFKVPVEHVIAVHDELDVPYGQVRAKRGGGEGGHNGLRSMSRSLGSKEYARVRVGIGRPPGRQDPADYVLSDFSGVERKELDFLVDRSADVVEAVVLEGVEWAQNKYHGS; encoded by the coding sequence ATGACCGACGACGCACCGTGGCTGGTGGTCGGCCTCGGCAACCCGGGGCGGGAGTACGCCGGTAACCGGCACAACGTCGGGTTCATGGTGGCCGACCTGCTCGGATCGCGGCTGGGCGGCAAGTTCGGCCGGCACAAGCGCGCGGTGGCCGAGGTGGCCGAGGGCCGGCTGGGCTTCGGCGGCCCGAAGCTGATCCTGGCCAAGCCGCTGACGTTCATGAACCTGGCGGGCGCGCCGGTGGCCGCGCTGAGCCAGTTCTTCAAGGTGCCGGTGGAGCACGTGATCGCCGTGCACGACGAGCTCGACGTGCCGTACGGGCAGGTGCGTGCGAAGCGCGGCGGCGGCGAGGGCGGCCACAACGGGCTGCGCTCGATGTCGAGGTCGCTGGGGAGCAAGGAGTACGCGCGGGTCCGCGTCGGCATCGGCCGGCCGCCGGGGCGGCAGGATCCGGCCGACTACGTGCTCTCGGACTTCTCCGGCGTGGAGCGCAAGGAGCTGGACTTCCTGGTCGACCGGTCCGCCGACGTGGTGGAGGCGGTCGTGCTCGAGGGTGTGGAGTGGGCGCAGAACAAATACCACGGAAGTTGA
- a CDS encoding sugar transferase has protein sequence MQQDLSEGHEAALNEPTVLLPTVRVGDAPQAEQYPDNHGPANHPPTNQGPRAHRPLPNRSRNAKIVSPARLGGEAADNAAPLAGAGGLILTEQARNQAIDRLWSAEPNRSSAARPATRPFVRVRGRHAAMSRRQCWERRYVRTLVASDLLAGIAAGAVTFGLRFGDEVTTYNRWYLLLSALLPVVLLAVLVVSRAYESRFLFVGTDEYQRVLRGGVGLIAGVAVFSYALDLDLARSYVLVALPTAVGVAVVLRFALRKRLHMSRARGESLRRVLVVGHELSVIGTARQLRREKYHGLEVVGACLPPGHDGVIDLPVFGTFDDVASAVDLADADTVVVLSCPELDGTVLRRLAWRLERDEVDLVVASALVDVAGARTTIRPFDGLPMLHVEHPRLHGGARIVKDLFDRFGALALLIVFGPLLLAVALCVRLTSRGPVLFRQVRVGRDGSEFRIFKFRSMYVDAEARLAELRHLNEHDGVLFKIRDDPRVTPIGRWLRRLSLDELPQLLNVVSGRMSLVGPRPPLPEEVAAYADDVRRRLAVKPGMTGLWQVSGRSDLPWEEAVRLDLRYVENWSLSLDLVILLRTMTAVVRSSGAY, from the coding sequence GTGCAACAGGACCTGTCCGAGGGCCACGAGGCGGCGCTCAACGAGCCGACGGTGCTTCTGCCGACGGTGCGGGTAGGCGACGCCCCGCAGGCGGAGCAGTACCCGGACAACCACGGCCCAGCCAATCATCCGCCGACCAACCAGGGCCCGCGCGCGCACCGGCCGCTGCCGAACCGGTCCCGCAACGCGAAGATCGTGTCGCCGGCCCGGCTGGGCGGCGAGGCCGCCGACAACGCCGCGCCGCTGGCCGGCGCCGGCGGGCTCATCCTGACCGAGCAGGCCCGCAACCAGGCCATCGACCGGCTCTGGTCGGCCGAGCCCAACCGGTCGTCCGCCGCGCGGCCGGCCACCCGGCCCTTCGTCCGGGTACGCGGCCGGCACGCGGCGATGTCCCGGCGTCAGTGCTGGGAGCGGCGCTACGTGCGCACCCTGGTCGCGAGCGACCTGCTGGCGGGCATCGCCGCGGGCGCGGTGACGTTCGGGCTGCGCTTCGGCGACGAGGTGACCACCTACAACCGCTGGTACCTGCTGCTGTCGGCGCTGCTGCCGGTGGTGCTGCTTGCCGTGCTGGTGGTGAGCCGGGCGTACGAGAGCCGGTTCCTGTTCGTCGGCACCGACGAGTACCAGCGGGTGCTCCGGGGCGGCGTCGGCCTGATCGCGGGGGTCGCCGTCTTCTCGTACGCGCTGGATCTCGACCTCGCGCGCTCCTACGTCCTGGTCGCGCTGCCCACGGCGGTCGGCGTGGCCGTCGTGCTCCGGTTCGCCCTGCGCAAGCGGCTGCACATGTCCCGGGCGCGGGGGGAGAGCCTGCGCCGCGTGCTGGTGGTCGGGCACGAGTTGTCCGTCATCGGCACCGCCCGCCAGCTGCGCCGGGAGAAGTACCACGGCCTGGAGGTGGTGGGCGCGTGCCTGCCGCCGGGCCATGACGGCGTGATCGACCTGCCGGTCTTCGGCACCTTCGACGACGTCGCGAGCGCGGTCGACCTCGCGGACGCGGACACCGTCGTCGTGCTGAGCTGCCCGGAACTGGATGGCACCGTGCTGCGCCGGCTGGCCTGGCGCCTCGAGCGCGACGAGGTCGACCTGGTCGTCGCCAGCGCGCTCGTCGACGTGGCCGGCGCGCGTACCACGATCCGGCCGTTCGACGGCCTGCCGATGCTGCACGTCGAGCACCCTCGGCTGCACGGCGGCGCGCGCATCGTAAAGGACCTCTTCGATCGCTTCGGCGCCCTCGCCCTGCTCATCGTATTCGGGCCACTGCTGTTAGCCGTCGCACTCTGCGTCCGGTTGACATCACGCGGGCCGGTACTCTTTCGGCAGGTGCGGGTCGGGCGTGACGGGTCCGAGTTCCGTATTTTCAAGTTCCGCAGCATGTACGTCGATGCCGAGGCCCGGCTGGCCGAGCTCCGGCATCTCAACGAGCACGACGGTGTGCTCTTCAAAATCCGTGACGATCCGCGCGTCACCCCCATCGGCCGGTGGCTGCGCAGGCTCTCGCTGGACGAACTCCCCCAGCTGCTCAATGTCGTGTCCGGGCGGATGTCGCTGGTCGGACCGCGGCCGCCGCTGCCCGAGGAGGTGGCCGCCTACGCCGACGACGTGCGCCGCAGGCTCGCCGTCAAGCCGGGCATGACGGGTCTATGGCAGGTTTCCGGGCGATCGGACCTGCCCTGGGAGGAGGCGGTCAGGCTGGACCTTCGCTATGTGGAGAACTGGTCGCTCAGCTTGGACCTGGTGATCCTTTTGCGGACCATGACGGCGGTTGTTCGCTCATCCGGAGCGTACTGA
- a CDS encoding inositol monophosphatase family protein: MGEQTRTSARVTGQRDAVADGGTPPVIDAAFARWLADRAGQVLLRVRDEMGYADGAALKAAGDKAAHELLRTELARWRPADAVLSEEDDHSRIAWQNGEPAARPDRLDASRVWIVDPLDGTREFSEEGRTDWAVHVALWTADCSRPSCLAAGAVAMPARHRTLATDLPPAYPPLPLEAATGGPIRIAASRTRPPAFVTALAEEIGAELVPMGSAGVKIAAVINGEADAYVHAGGQYEWDSAAPVAVASATGLHASRIDGTALKYNQADPKLPDLVVCRKDLAPRLLAALQRHLP, translated from the coding sequence ATGGGCGAGCAGACAAGGACGTCGGCGCGCGTTACCGGTCAGCGCGACGCGGTCGCCGACGGCGGCACGCCGCCGGTCATCGACGCGGCGTTCGCGCGCTGGCTGGCGGACCGCGCCGGCCAGGTGCTGCTCCGGGTCCGCGACGAGATGGGGTACGCCGACGGCGCGGCGCTCAAGGCCGCCGGCGACAAGGCCGCGCACGAACTGCTGCGCACCGAGCTCGCCCGCTGGCGCCCCGCCGACGCCGTGCTGTCGGAGGAGGACGACCACTCCCGCATCGCGTGGCAGAACGGCGAGCCCGCCGCCCGCCCCGACCGGCTCGACGCCTCCCGGGTCTGGATCGTCGACCCGCTCGACGGCACCCGCGAGTTCTCCGAGGAGGGCCGGACCGACTGGGCCGTGCACGTGGCGCTCTGGACCGCCGACTGCTCGCGTCCGAGCTGCCTCGCCGCGGGCGCCGTCGCGATGCCGGCCCGGCACCGCACGCTCGCCACCGACCTGCCGCCCGCGTACCCGCCGCTGCCGCTGGAGGCCGCGACCGGCGGGCCGATCCGGATCGCCGCCAGCCGCACCCGGCCGCCGGCCTTCGTCACCGCCCTCGCCGAGGAGATCGGCGCCGAGCTGGTGCCGATGGGATCGGCCGGGGTGAAGATCGCCGCGGTGATCAACGGCGAGGCCGACGCATACGTGCACGCCGGCGGGCAGTACGAGTGGGACAGCGCCGCCCCGGTGGCTGTGGCGTCGGCCACTGGGCTACATGCTTCCCGAATCGACGGGACTGCGTTGAAATACAACCAGGCCGATCCTAAGTTGCCGGATCTGGTGGTCTGTCGCAAGGACCTCGCTCCCCGATTGCTTGCAGCGCTGCAGCGTCACCTCCCGTAA
- the cysD gene encoding sulfate adenylyltransferase subunit CysD produces the protein MSQTKPYRVSHLDALEAESVFVMREVMAEFERPVLLFSGGKDSIVMLRLAEKAFAPARIPFPVMHVDTGHNFPEVLEYRDARVTELGLNLVVASVQEAIDNGLVRELPDGTRNRIQTPVLLAAVEKYRFDALFGGARRDEEKARAKERMFSFRDEFGQWDPKNQRPELWSLYNGRHHPGESIRVFPLSNWTELDVWHYIAKERLSLPSIYYAHDREVVERDGMFYAVNEFIVPRSGETVQTRTVRYRTVGDASQTAAVLSDADTVEKVIDEVAATRITERGATRGDDKVSEAAMEDRKREGYF, from the coding sequence ATGAGCCAGACAAAGCCCTATCGCGTCTCGCATCTTGACGCTCTCGAAGCGGAGAGCGTCTTCGTCATGCGTGAGGTCATGGCGGAGTTCGAGCGGCCCGTGCTGCTCTTCTCCGGCGGCAAGGACTCGATCGTCATGCTGCGCCTCGCCGAGAAGGCGTTCGCGCCGGCGCGGATACCGTTCCCGGTGATGCACGTCGACACCGGGCACAACTTCCCCGAGGTCCTGGAGTACCGCGACGCCCGGGTCACCGAGCTCGGCCTGAACCTGGTCGTGGCCAGCGTGCAGGAGGCCATCGACAACGGCCTGGTGCGCGAGCTGCCCGACGGCACCCGCAACCGGATCCAGACCCCGGTGCTGCTCGCGGCGGTGGAGAAGTACCGCTTCGACGCGCTCTTCGGCGGCGCCCGCCGCGACGAGGAGAAGGCCCGGGCCAAGGAGCGGATGTTCAGCTTCCGCGACGAGTTCGGCCAGTGGGACCCGAAGAACCAGCGCCCCGAGCTGTGGTCGCTGTACAACGGCCGGCACCACCCCGGCGAGTCGATCCGGGTGTTCCCGCTCTCCAACTGGACCGAGCTGGACGTGTGGCACTACATCGCCAAGGAACGGCTCTCGCTGCCGAGCATCTACTACGCGCACGACCGCGAGGTCGTCGAGCGCGACGGGATGTTCTACGCGGTCAACGAGTTCATCGTGCCCCGGTCCGGCGAGACCGTGCAGACCCGCACGGTGCGTTACCGCACGGTCGGCGACGCGTCGCAGACCGCCGCGGTGCTCTCGGACGCCGACACGGTCGAGAAGGTCATCGACGAGGTGGCGGCGACCCGGATCACCGAGCGCGGCGCCACCCGGGGCGACGACAAGGTCAGCGAGGCCGCGATGGAAGACCGCAAGCGGGAAGGCTACTTCTGA
- the cysN gene encoding sulfate adenylyltransferase subunit CysN codes for MSQAVLETEEAAARSMDLLRFATAGSVDDGKSTLIGRLLYDTKSLFSDQLEAVEAVSAARGDEYTNLALLTDGLRAEREQGITIDVAYRYFATPRRKFIIADTPGHIQYTRNMVTGASTADLALILVDARKGLVEQSRRHAFLTSLLRVPHLVLCINKMDLVDWDREVYERIADEFTSFAAKLEITDLTIIPVSALEGDNIASRSEKSPWYEGPSLLHHLEHVHIASDRNLVDVRFPVQYVIRPQSTVVTDYRGYAGQVASGVLKPGDDVMVLPSGLTSKIAAIDTADGPVDEAFPPMSVTVRLTDEIDISRGDMICRPHNAPAVAQDVEAMVCWMDETAPLRVGAKYTIKHTTRSARTVVRGLQYRLDVNTLHRDESAPQLGLNEIGRVKLRTTVPLLADEYRRNRTTGGFILIDEATNRTVGAGMIIEAQ; via the coding sequence ATGAGTCAGGCAGTTCTGGAGACCGAAGAGGCTGCCGCCCGCAGCATGGACCTGCTGCGGTTCGCGACCGCCGGCAGCGTGGACGACGGCAAGTCGACCCTGATCGGCCGGCTGCTGTACGACACCAAGTCGCTCTTCTCCGACCAGCTCGAGGCGGTCGAGGCGGTCAGCGCCGCGCGCGGCGACGAGTACACCAACCTGGCGCTGCTCACCGACGGGCTGCGCGCGGAGCGGGAACAGGGCATCACGATCGATGTCGCGTACCGCTACTTCGCGACGCCGCGGCGCAAGTTCATCATCGCCGACACCCCGGGGCACATCCAGTACACCCGGAACATGGTCACCGGCGCCTCCACCGCCGACCTGGCGCTGATCCTGGTCGACGCCCGCAAGGGCCTGGTCGAGCAGTCGCGCCGGCACGCGTTCCTCACCTCGCTGCTGCGGGTGCCGCACCTGGTGCTCTGCATCAACAAGATGGACCTGGTCGACTGGGACCGCGAGGTCTACGAGAGGATCGCCGACGAGTTCACCTCGTTCGCGGCCAAGCTCGAGATCACCGACCTGACCATCATCCCGGTCTCGGCGCTGGAGGGCGACAACATCGCGTCGCGCTCCGAGAAGAGCCCGTGGTACGAGGGCCCGTCCCTGCTGCACCACCTGGAGCACGTGCACATCGCCTCGGACCGCAACCTGGTCGACGTGCGCTTCCCGGTGCAGTACGTGATCCGTCCGCAGTCGACGGTGGTCACCGACTACCGCGGCTACGCCGGCCAGGTCGCCTCGGGCGTGCTCAAGCCCGGTGACGACGTGATGGTGCTGCCGTCCGGACTGACCAGCAAGATCGCCGCGATCGACACCGCGGACGGCCCGGTCGACGAGGCGTTCCCGCCGATGTCGGTGACGGTCCGGCTCACCGACGAGATCGACATCTCGCGCGGTGACATGATCTGCCGGCCGCACAACGCACCGGCGGTCGCGCAGGACGTCGAGGCGATGGTCTGCTGGATGGACGAGACGGCGCCGCTGCGGGTGGGCGCGAAGTACACGATCAAGCACACCACCCGTTCGGCCCGCACGGTGGTCCGCGGCCTGCAATACCGGCTCGACGTGAACACGCTGCACCGCGACGAGAGCGCGCCGCAGCTCGGTTTGAACGAGATCGGCCGGGTCAAGCTGCGCACCACGGTCCCGCTGCTGGCCGACGAGTACCGCCGCAACCGCACCACGGGCGGCTTCATCCTGATCGACGAGGCGACCAACCGCACGGTCGGCGCCGGAATGATCATCGAAGCCCAGTAG
- the galK gene encoding galactokinase yields the protein MTDASAAFVAAFAGEPAGRWAAPGRVNLIGEHTDYNDGFVLPFALGQRVVAAAARSPEPGWTVCSDFAPEPVTFTSTEIGAVQGWAAYVAGVVWALHDAGFEVPPARIAITSDVPVGAGVSSSAALESAVLTALVDLGGLDLPVAARPALAQRAENVYVGAPTGIMDQSASIRCEQGRALFLDCRTLEVEQIPFDLAAAGLAILIINSNAPHQHVDGEYGARRRSCEEAARILGVPALRDVHPGELDEALTKLDDEVMRRRVRHVVTEDQRVLDTVEQLRAGRIREIGPLMTASHASMRDDFEITVPEVDVAVRAALAAGAYGARMTGGGFGGCVLALIDADRAEATTAAVERAYAEHGFTAPTTWSATPGPGATRLP from the coding sequence ATGACTGACGCCTCCGCAGCCTTCGTCGCCGCGTTCGCCGGCGAGCCCGCCGGCCGCTGGGCGGCCCCCGGGCGGGTCAACCTGATCGGGGAGCACACCGACTACAACGACGGCTTCGTGCTGCCGTTCGCCCTGGGGCAGCGGGTCGTCGCCGCCGCCGCCCGGTCGCCCGAGCCGGGCTGGACGGTGTGCTCGGACTTCGCGCCCGAGCCCGTCACGTTCACCTCCACCGAGATCGGCGCCGTGCAGGGCTGGGCGGCGTACGTGGCCGGGGTGGTGTGGGCCCTGCACGACGCGGGCTTCGAGGTGCCGCCGGCCCGGATCGCGATCACCTCGGACGTGCCGGTCGGCGCGGGCGTCTCCTCGTCCGCGGCCCTTGAGTCGGCGGTGCTCACCGCGCTGGTGGACCTCGGCGGCCTCGACCTGCCCGTCGCGGCGCGCCCGGCGCTGGCGCAGCGGGCGGAGAACGTCTACGTCGGCGCGCCGACCGGGATCATGGACCAGTCCGCCTCGATCCGCTGCGAGCAGGGCCGGGCGCTGTTCCTGGACTGCCGGACGCTCGAGGTCGAGCAGATCCCGTTCGACCTGGCCGCCGCCGGCCTGGCCATCCTCATCATCAACAGCAACGCGCCGCACCAGCACGTCGACGGCGAGTACGGCGCACGCCGCCGCTCGTGCGAGGAGGCGGCGCGGATCCTCGGCGTGCCGGCCCTGCGCGACGTGCACCCCGGCGAGCTGGACGAGGCGCTGACCAAGCTGGACGACGAGGTGATGCGGCGCCGGGTCCGGCACGTCGTCACCGAGGACCAGCGGGTGCTGGACACGGTCGAGCAGCTGCGCGCGGGGCGGATCCGGGAGATCGGGCCGCTGATGACCGCGTCGCACGCGTCGATGCGCGACGACTTCGAGATCACCGTCCCGGAGGTGGACGTGGCGGTCCGGGCGGCGCTGGCGGCGGGCGCGTACGGCGCCCGGATGACCGGCGGCGGCTTCGGCGGCTGCGTCCTGGCCCTGATCGACGCGGACCGGGCGGAGGCGACGACGGCGGCGGTGGAGCGGGCCTACGCCGAACACGGCTTCACGGCGCCGACGACCTGGTCGGCCACCCCCGGCCCGGGCGCCACCCGCCTGCCCTGA
- the galE gene encoding UDP-glucose 4-epimerase GalE — translation MKLLVTGGAGYVGSVTSRLLLDAGHEVTVLDNLSTGFREAVAPDATFVQADISEAGGVLTPDAGFDAVLHFAGLIAAGESMTKPELYWDHNVVRSLALLDAVRAARVPRFVFSSTAAVYGNPTELPITEGAVKAPTNTYGATKLTFDHALTSETFAHGLAAVSLRYFNVAGALIRPDGTAIGERHDPETHLIPIALQAAAGKRDKLQLFGDDYPTVDGTCVRDYIHVQDLARAHLLALDAATGSEHRIYNLGNGNGFSNRQVVEAVREVTGADLPVEIAPRRDGDPATLVASSQRARDELGWVPEKNTLNDMIGDAWAFYRSHVA, via the coding sequence GTGAAACTGCTCGTCACGGGAGGCGCCGGCTACGTCGGCAGCGTCACCAGCCGGCTGCTGCTCGACGCCGGGCACGAGGTCACCGTGCTGGACAACCTCAGCACCGGCTTCCGCGAGGCGGTCGCCCCCGACGCCACGTTCGTGCAGGCGGACATCTCCGAGGCCGGCGGCGTGCTGACCCCGGACGCGGGCTTCGACGCCGTGCTGCACTTCGCGGGCCTGATCGCCGCCGGCGAGTCCATGACCAAGCCGGAGCTCTACTGGGATCACAACGTGGTCCGCTCCCTGGCCCTGCTCGACGCCGTCCGGGCCGCTCGCGTGCCCCGCTTCGTCTTCTCCTCCACCGCCGCCGTCTACGGCAACCCTACCGAGCTGCCGATCACCGAGGGCGCGGTGAAGGCGCCGACGAACACCTACGGCGCCACCAAGCTCACCTTCGACCACGCGCTGACCTCGGAGACCTTCGCGCACGGCCTCGCCGCGGTCTCGCTGCGGTACTTCAACGTGGCCGGCGCGTTGATCCGCCCCGACGGCACCGCCATCGGCGAGCGGCACGACCCGGAGACCCACCTCATCCCGATCGCCCTCCAGGCCGCGGCGGGCAAGCGCGACAAGCTCCAGCTCTTCGGCGACGACTACCCCACCGTCGACGGCACCTGCGTGCGCGACTACATCCACGTGCAGGACCTGGCCCGGGCGCACCTGCTCGCGCTCGACGCGGCCACCGGCTCCGAGCACCGGATCTACAACCTCGGCAACGGCAACGGCTTCTCCAACCGGCAGGTGGTCGAGGCCGTCCGCGAGGTCACCGGCGCGGACCTGCCGGTCGAGATCGCGCCGCGGCGCGACGGCGACCCGGCCACCCTGGTGGCGTCCTCGCAGCGGGCCCGCGACGAGCTCGGCTGGGTGCCCGAGAAGAACACCCTGAACGACATGATCGGCGACGCCTGGGCCTTCTACCGCAGCCACGTCGCGTGA
- the trpS gene encoding tryptophan--tRNA ligase, giving the protein MSDADHRPRVLSGIQPTADSFHLGNYLGAVRNWVAMQETADAFYCVVDLHAITMGHDPVALRARTRLSVAQLLALGLDPERCTLFVQSHVPEHAQLGWVLSCITGFGEAGRMVQFKDKSAKQGSDTTSVGLFTYPILQAADILLYQADAVPVGEDQRQHLELTRDLAQRFNTRFGQTFTVPSPYIVRDTAKITDLQDPTSKMSKSASSPNGIIELLEDPARSAKKIKSAVTDTGREILYDEENKPGISNLLTIYAALTSRTIDELLEQYDGRGYGDLKKDLAEIVVEFVKPIQERTRAYLEDPGYLDKILAVGADKARAVSAVTLASAYQHIGFLSPARGA; this is encoded by the coding sequence ATGTCCGACGCCGACCACCGTCCTCGGGTGCTCTCCGGCATCCAGCCGACCGCCGACTCCTTCCACCTCGGCAACTATCTCGGCGCGGTCCGGAACTGGGTCGCCATGCAGGAGACCGCCGACGCCTTCTACTGCGTCGTCGACCTGCACGCCATTACCATGGGGCATGACCCGGTCGCCCTGCGCGCCCGCACCCGCCTCTCGGTGGCGCAGCTGCTCGCCCTGGGGCTCGACCCCGAGCGGTGCACCCTGTTCGTGCAGTCGCACGTGCCCGAGCACGCCCAGCTCGGCTGGGTGCTGAGCTGCATCACCGGCTTCGGCGAGGCCGGCCGGATGGTCCAGTTCAAGGACAAGTCGGCGAAGCAGGGCTCCGACACCACGAGCGTCGGGCTGTTCACCTACCCGATCCTCCAGGCGGCGGACATCCTGCTCTACCAGGCCGACGCCGTGCCGGTCGGCGAGGACCAGCGGCAGCACCTGGAGCTCACCCGCGACCTGGCGCAGCGCTTCAACACCCGCTTCGGCCAGACGTTCACGGTGCCGTCGCCCTACATCGTGCGCGACACCGCGAAGATCACCGACCTGCAGGACCCGACGTCGAAGATGTCGAAGTCCGCGTCGTCGCCGAACGGCATCATCGAGCTGCTCGAGGATCCCGCCCGCTCGGCCAAGAAGATCAAGTCGGCGGTCACCGACACCGGCCGCGAGATCCTCTACGACGAGGAGAACAAGCCCGGCATCAGCAACCTGCTGACCATCTACGCCGCGCTGACCAGCCGGACCATAGACGAACTGCTCGAGCAGTACGACGGCCGCGGCTACGGCGACCTCAAGAAGGACCTCGCCGAGATCGTCGTCGAGTTCGTCAAGCCGATCCAGGAGCGCACCCGCGCCTACCTCGAGGACCCGGGCTACCTGGACAAGATCCTCGCGGTCGGCGCCGACAAGGCGCGCGCCGTCTCGGCGGTCACGCTGGCCAGCGCGTACCAGCACATCGGCTTCCTCAGCCCCGCGCGCGGGGCCTGA
- a CDS encoding 2'-5' RNA ligase family protein — MAESTTRIGVAIDIPEPWGSELTRRRAEAGDPQAAYTPAHVTLLGPTEILTESLPAVEKHLEAVASAQEPFTIHLRGTGTFRPITEVVFVTLAVGISECELLAGAIAAADGVHRDQRFPYHPHVTVAQDVASDALDAVFEELAGFSARFDVGSFTLFTHGGEGPWQRRRDYPLGGLR; from the coding sequence GTGGCCGAGAGCACGACGCGCATCGGCGTCGCGATCGACATCCCCGAGCCGTGGGGCTCGGAGCTGACCCGGCGCCGGGCCGAGGCGGGTGATCCGCAGGCCGCGTACACGCCGGCGCACGTCACGCTGCTCGGCCCGACCGAGATCCTCACCGAGTCGCTGCCCGCGGTCGAGAAGCACCTCGAGGCGGTGGCCTCGGCGCAGGAGCCCTTCACCATCCACCTGCGCGGCACCGGCACCTTCCGGCCGATCACCGAGGTCGTCTTCGTGACCCTCGCGGTCGGCATCAGCGAGTGTGAGCTGCTCGCGGGCGCCATCGCCGCCGCCGACGGGGTGCACCGCGACCAGCGGTTCCCGTACCACCCGCACGTCACCGTCGCGCAGGACGTGGCGAGCGATGCCCTCGACGCGGTGTTCGAGGAGCTCGCCGGCTTCTCCGCCCGCTTCGACGTCGGCTCGTTCACCCTCTTCACGCACGGCGGCGAGGGCCCGTGGCAGCGCCGCCGGGACTACCCGCTCGGCGGTCTGCGTTAG
- a CDS encoding YihY/virulence factor BrkB family protein — MNAIDRAYAAVEARIMALRHRSPQFDHFCRAWLRYEAVLGGRLAAAIAYYGFFAVFALTLIGYSIFGFLIGANPELFEVVQEFLEQNLPFLDVQAIVDSGRTVGIVGILGLIFTGIGWVEAIRSSQRLIWRLNQQPGYIGVRQAVDLLVLIGILLLLAVSVFAVYGLEALLGWIAGDQASLLRSAVNLILTVAINMVLAAALLAAVPRLRMTARRMLPPVLQVGIGITLLNTVGRFFVNLVERNPAYALVASAVGVLVYLYVFNQLLLFGASWAATSPHGRVVDLSADDKTAPVGQNTWIRHDRAP, encoded by the coding sequence GTGAACGCCATCGACCGGGCGTACGCGGCGGTCGAGGCCCGGATCATGGCGCTGCGACACCGCTCCCCGCAGTTCGACCACTTCTGCCGGGCCTGGCTGCGTTACGAGGCGGTGCTGGGCGGACGGCTCGCGGCGGCGATCGCCTACTACGGCTTCTTCGCGGTGTTCGCGCTGACTCTGATCGGCTACTCGATCTTCGGATTCCTGATCGGCGCGAACCCCGAGCTCTTCGAGGTCGTGCAGGAGTTCCTGGAGCAGAACCTGCCGTTCCTGGACGTGCAGGCCATCGTCGACAGCGGACGCACCGTCGGCATCGTCGGCATCCTCGGCCTGATCTTCACCGGCATCGGCTGGGTCGAGGCGATCCGCTCCTCGCAGCGGCTGATCTGGCGGCTCAACCAGCAGCCCGGCTACATCGGCGTCCGGCAGGCCGTCGACCTGCTGGTCCTGATCGGAATACTGCTCCTGCTCGCGGTCTCCGTGTTCGCCGTCTACGGCCTGGAGGCGCTGCTGGGATGGATCGCCGGCGACCAGGCCTCGCTCCTGCGTTCCGCCGTCAACCTGATCCTCACCGTGGCGATCAACATGGTGCTCGCGGCGGCCCTGCTGGCCGCGGTGCCGCGCCTGCGGATGACCGCGCGCCGGATGCTGCCGCCGGTGCTTCAGGTCGGCATCGGCATCACCCTGCTGAACACCGTCGGCCGGTTCTTCGTCAACCTGGTCGAGCGCAATCCGGCGTACGCCCTGGTCGCCAGCGCCGTCGGCGTGCTGGTCTACCTCTACGTCTTCAATCAGCTGCTGCTCTTCGGCGCGTCCTGGGCGGCGACCAGTCCGCACGGCCGCGTGGTGGACCTGTCGGCGGACGATAAAACCGCTCCGGTGGGGCAAAACACCTGGATTCGGCACGACCGGGCGCCATGA